A region from the Salifodinibacter halophilus genome encodes:
- the ehuA gene encoding ectoine/hydroxyectoine ABC transporter ATP-binding protein EhuA has translation MTALAQFDKVVKRFGQTVCLDNFNFEVVEGEHVVLMGPSGSGKSTVLRILMTLEGIDDGVVYVGDEPLWHEYRGGVLRPAREAHLRRMRAGIGMLFQHFNLFPNMSVLRNVIEAPIHVLGLSRSEATARADELLERVGMADKRDALPEALSGGQKQRVAIARAMAMRPKLLMFDEPTSALDPEMVGDVLKVIKDLAHEYDLTMLIVTHEMGFAREVADRVCFFCEGQILEQGTPQEIFTRPTEARTRQFLQRVTEAEAGEASAD, from the coding sequence ATGACCGCGCTTGCGCAGTTCGATAAAGTCGTCAAACGTTTTGGGCAAACGGTCTGCCTCGACAATTTCAATTTCGAAGTCGTTGAAGGCGAGCACGTTGTCTTGATGGGACCGTCTGGCTCGGGTAAATCGACCGTGTTGCGGATTTTGATGACCCTTGAAGGCATCGACGACGGGGTTGTCTACGTCGGCGACGAGCCGCTTTGGCACGAATACCGGGGCGGTGTGTTGCGGCCGGCGCGCGAGGCGCATCTGCGTCGAATGCGTGCCGGCATCGGTATGCTGTTCCAGCATTTCAACCTGTTCCCCAACATGAGTGTGCTTCGAAACGTTATCGAAGCCCCCATCCATGTGTTGGGTTTGTCACGTAGTGAGGCCACGGCGCGTGCCGACGAATTGCTCGAACGTGTCGGCATGGCCGACAAGCGTGACGCGTTGCCAGAAGCACTTTCCGGTGGCCAGAAACAGCGCGTGGCGATTGCTCGCGCGATGGCCATGCGGCCTAAATTGTTGATGTTTGATGAGCCGACATCGGCGCTTGATCCGGAAATGGTTGGCGATGTACTTAAAGTCATCAAGGATCTGGCCCATGAGTATGATCTGACCATGCTAATCGTGACCCACGAGATGGGTTTTGCGCGCGAGGTGGCCGATCGTGTGTGTTTTTTCTGCGAGGGCCAGATTCTGGAACAAGGCACGCCGCAAGAGATCTTTACGCGGCCGACCGAGGCGCGAACGCGTCAGTTTCTACAGCGCGTCACCGAGGCCGAGGCCGGCGAGGCCAGTGCTGACTAG